Proteins encoded together in one Ipomoea triloba cultivar NCNSP0323 chromosome 4, ASM357664v1 window:
- the LOC116017032 gene encoding uncharacterized protein LOC116017032: MRHFHSSSSPHVTLIMCTQSHHSCGPAYAALPTNPNPNLNPLLSPADRNDDAPSSASISICSSPIHFLGMIFTSWLNRRRLSRCLFLLFCSPLLLPLLCATFPLILSLEFFFRFCRRRRRRGKLRSPEGFDGRDGDGLRRSEEGRCDEKPLLHRYLQDQLVLVIGSVYSGEEEEDGNGVGLM, encoded by the coding sequence ATGCGTCACTTTCACTCTTCATCTTCCCCACACGTTACGTTGATTATGTGCACGCAATCACACCACTCATGCGGCCCTGCCTATGCTGCTTTACCAAcaaacccaaacccaaaccTCAATCCGCTCCTCTCGCCCGCTGATCGCAACGATGACGCCCCGTCTTCCGCCTCCATCTCCATCTGTTCCTCTCCGATTCACTTCCTCGGGATGATCTTCACTTCTTGGCTCAATCGCCGCCGTCTCAGTCGCTGtctcttcctcctcttctgCTCTCCCCTTCTACTCCCGCTGCTCTGCGCCACGTTCCCCTTAATTTTATCCCTCGAATTTTTCTTCCGTTTCTgccgccgtcgccgccgccgAGGGAAGTTGAGATCGCCGGAGGGTTTCGATGGACGCGACGGAGATGGGTTGCGCCGCTCCGAGGAGGGACGATGCGACGAGAAGCCGCTTTTGCACCGGTATTTACAAGATCAGTTGGTTTTGGTGATTGGATCTGTGTACAGCGgtgaggaggaagaagatgggAATGGTGTGGGGCTAATGTAG
- the LOC116017150 gene encoding protein NRT1/ PTR FAMILY 5.10-like isoform X1, with translation MASGATMELPDAETQFLQHDFVDGSVDYKGRPAIRSRSGRWRSAYFIIGVEMAERFAYYGIGLNLISYLTGPLGQSTATAAENVNAWTGTASLLPLLGAFVADSFLGRYRTIISASVLYILGLGFLTLSAVLHSKSSNCQDATDKDTCSPPQFEIIFFFFSLYLVGLAQGGHKPCVQAFGADQFDTQDPQENKAKSSFFNWWYFGMNFGIFVALLVLTYIQDYLSWGLGFGIPCVVMGIALIVFLFGTITYRFQKDNDNKNPFVRIGRVFIYAAKNHKTSTTEISMELEVQGILPNKGSQQFMFLNKALLAPNGSKEDRKTCTIDEVNEAKAILRLVPIWVTCLGYALVFAQTSTLFTKQGATMDRSIGSIVEVPAASLQCIICFSILVVMPIYDRVLVPIARAITRRPSGITMLQRIGTGLVFSILGMVIAAVVEKKRLQTALDYGLVDTPEVTLPINVCWLIPQYILVGISEAFSMVGLQEFFYDQMPSELKSVGLSLYLSIFGIGSFLSSFLISIIDHATGGDGQDSWFSDNLNRAHLDYFYWLVAGLSTLAFVAYLYFSRLYIYNKATVA, from the exons ATGGCCAGCGGAGCAACAATGGAGCTTCCAGACGCCGAAACCCAATTTCTGCAACACGATTTCGTTGATGGTTCCGTCGATTACAAGGGCCGACCTGCCATCCGATCCAGATCGGGTCGCTGGAGATCAGCTTATTTCATCATAG GCGTGGAGATGGCGGAGAGATTTGCGTACTATGGGATAGGTTTGAACCTGATAAGCTATCTGACTGGGCCGCTCGGCCAGTCCACGGCGACGGCGGCGGAGAATGTGAATGCTTGGACGGGAACGGCGTCGCTTTTGCCTCTATTGGGAGCATTTGTGGCCGACTCTTTTCTGGGTAGATACCGGACCATAATATCTGCCTCTGTGCTATATATCCTG GGGCTGGGCTTCCTAACCCTATCAGCCGTACTTCATTCCAAGTCGTCAAACTGCCAAGATGCTACAGATAAGGACACATGTTCTCCTCCACAGTTTGAaattatcttctttttcttttctctttatcTGGTAGGACTAGCTCAAGGTGGGCACAAACCTTGTGTGCAAGCTTTTGGAGCCGACCAATTTGATACACAAGACCCACAAGAGAATAAAGCCAAAAGCTCATTCTTCAACTGGTGGTATTTTGGGATGAACTTTGGAATTTTTGTGGCACTCTTGGTTTTGACCTATATACAGGACTACCTTAGTTGGGGTCTTGGGTTTGGAATACCTTGTGTTGTTATGGGTATTGCActtattgttttcttatttggGACAATCACCTACCGTTTTcaaaaagacaatgataataAAAATCCATTTGTGAGAATTGGACGTGTGTTTATATATGCTGCTAAGAATCACAAAACTAGCACAACAGAAATATCAATGGAGCTAGAGGTTCAAGGCATTCTACCAAATAAAGGATCTCAACAATTCAT GTTCCTTAACAAAGCACTGCTTGCTCCTAATGGTTCAAAGGAAGATAGGAAAACTTGTACAATTGATGAGGTTAATGAAGCCAAGGCTATTCTCAGACTGGTTCCAATATGGGTGACATGTTTGGGATATGCTCTAGTGTTTGCACAGACATCTACGTTGTTCACCAAGCAAGGAGCTACAATGGATAGATCTATTGGTTCAATTGTTGAAGTACCCGCTGCCTCATTACAATGTATCATCTGCTTTTCAATACTCGTCGTTATGCCTATATACGACCGTGTTTTGGTTCCTATTGCACGAGCAATAACTCGGAGACCCTCGGGGATAACAATGCTTCAAAGAATCGGAACAGGATTAGTTTTTTCTATACTGGGCATGGTGATTGCAGCTGTAGTCGAGAAGAAACGTCTTCAAACTGCTTTAGACTACGGGCTGGTTGACACGCCCGAGGTAACGCTTCCCATTAACGTATGCTGGTTAATACCACAGTATATATTGGTTGGCATTTCTGAAGCATTCAGCATGGTCGGTCTGCAAGAGTTCTTCTACGATCAAATGCCTAGCGAGTTGAAAAGCGTAGGCCTTTCTTTGTACCTCAGTATCTTTGGCATTGGGAGCTTCTTAAGCAGCTTTCTGATTTCTATTATTGACCATGCCACTGGTGGAGATGGACAAGACAGTTGGTTCTCAGACAACTTGAACCGGGCACATCTCGACTACTTCTACTGGCTTGTTGCAGGACTTAGTACATTAGCATTCGTTGCATACTTGTACTTCTCAAGATTGTACATCTACAATAAGGCAACTGTTGCTTGA
- the LOC116017150 gene encoding protein NRT1/ PTR FAMILY 5.10-like isoform X2 gives MLGRERRRFCLYWEHLWPTLFWGLGFLTLSAVLHSKSSNCQDATDKDTCSPPQFEIIFFFFSLYLVGLAQGGHKPCVQAFGADQFDTQDPQENKAKSSFFNWWYFGMNFGIFVALLVLTYIQDYLSWGLGFGIPCVVMGIALIVFLFGTITYRFQKDNDNKNPFVRIGRVFIYAAKNHKTSTTEISMELEVQGILPNKGSQQFMFLNKALLAPNGSKEDRKTCTIDEVNEAKAILRLVPIWVTCLGYALVFAQTSTLFTKQGATMDRSIGSIVEVPAASLQCIICFSILVVMPIYDRVLVPIARAITRRPSGITMLQRIGTGLVFSILGMVIAAVVEKKRLQTALDYGLVDTPEVTLPINVCWLIPQYILVGISEAFSMVGLQEFFYDQMPSELKSVGLSLYLSIFGIGSFLSSFLISIIDHATGGDGQDSWFSDNLNRAHLDYFYWLVAGLSTLAFVAYLYFSRLYIYNKATVA, from the exons ATGCTTGGACGGGAACGGCGTCGCTTTTGCCTCTATTGGGAGCATTTGTGGCCGACTCTTTTCTGG GGGCTGGGCTTCCTAACCCTATCAGCCGTACTTCATTCCAAGTCGTCAAACTGCCAAGATGCTACAGATAAGGACACATGTTCTCCTCCACAGTTTGAaattatcttctttttcttttctctttatcTGGTAGGACTAGCTCAAGGTGGGCACAAACCTTGTGTGCAAGCTTTTGGAGCCGACCAATTTGATACACAAGACCCACAAGAGAATAAAGCCAAAAGCTCATTCTTCAACTGGTGGTATTTTGGGATGAACTTTGGAATTTTTGTGGCACTCTTGGTTTTGACCTATATACAGGACTACCTTAGTTGGGGTCTTGGGTTTGGAATACCTTGTGTTGTTATGGGTATTGCActtattgttttcttatttggGACAATCACCTACCGTTTTcaaaaagacaatgataataAAAATCCATTTGTGAGAATTGGACGTGTGTTTATATATGCTGCTAAGAATCACAAAACTAGCACAACAGAAATATCAATGGAGCTAGAGGTTCAAGGCATTCTACCAAATAAAGGATCTCAACAATTCAT GTTCCTTAACAAAGCACTGCTTGCTCCTAATGGTTCAAAGGAAGATAGGAAAACTTGTACAATTGATGAGGTTAATGAAGCCAAGGCTATTCTCAGACTGGTTCCAATATGGGTGACATGTTTGGGATATGCTCTAGTGTTTGCACAGACATCTACGTTGTTCACCAAGCAAGGAGCTACAATGGATAGATCTATTGGTTCAATTGTTGAAGTACCCGCTGCCTCATTACAATGTATCATCTGCTTTTCAATACTCGTCGTTATGCCTATATACGACCGTGTTTTGGTTCCTATTGCACGAGCAATAACTCGGAGACCCTCGGGGATAACAATGCTTCAAAGAATCGGAACAGGATTAGTTTTTTCTATACTGGGCATGGTGATTGCAGCTGTAGTCGAGAAGAAACGTCTTCAAACTGCTTTAGACTACGGGCTGGTTGACACGCCCGAGGTAACGCTTCCCATTAACGTATGCTGGTTAATACCACAGTATATATTGGTTGGCATTTCTGAAGCATTCAGCATGGTCGGTCTGCAAGAGTTCTTCTACGATCAAATGCCTAGCGAGTTGAAAAGCGTAGGCCTTTCTTTGTACCTCAGTATCTTTGGCATTGGGAGCTTCTTAAGCAGCTTTCTGATTTCTATTATTGACCATGCCACTGGTGGAGATGGACAAGACAGTTGGTTCTCAGACAACTTGAACCGGGCACATCTCGACTACTTCTACTGGCTTGTTGCAGGACTTAGTACATTAGCATTCGTTGCATACTTGTACTTCTCAAGATTGTACATCTACAATAAGGCAACTGTTGCTTGA